GGCAGTCCGTCAACCTCGATCCGGCCAACTACTCGGCCCACCGGCTGCAGGCCGACCTTGACGCCGCGCTGCCGCGCCGGGAGATCGCGCGGGTCAGCGAACTGCTGCAGTCGCAGCTGCTGCAGCCGGTGAACATCACGCCCGTGCAGCCGCGGCTCGCGGAGAGCAGCCTGCTCAGCGTCTCGACGGGCGGGCCCTCGGAGCTCTCGTTCAACGAGTTCAACCCGCTGTTCGAGCGCAACCGGCTTGCGCTGCAGGCGAACGGCATCCTCGCGGAGCAGGACACGGCGGGCGAAGAGGTCGTCGTCTCCGGGCTCTACGACACCGTCTCGGTCAGCGCCGGGCAGTACCACTACCGGACGGACGGCTTCCGGGAGAACGACGACCTGAAGGACGACCTGTACGACGTGTTCGCCCAGTGGAGCCCGACCCCGCGCACCAGCCTGCAGGCGGAGTTCCGCTCGCGGGATTCGGAGTTCGGGGACCGGATGCTGAACTTCTACCCGGACGTCTTCTCCAGGGGGCTGCGCCAGGAGCCGGAATACAGCCTGCTCCGCGTCGGCGGCCACCAGCAGTTCGCCCCGGGTTCCGACCTGATCGCCTCGTTCATGTACAAGGACTCGAACTACCCCGCGACGGTCGCCGACCCCGGCGTCTCGCTCTTCGAGACGACCGACGACGAGCGGGCGTACATCGCGGAGGCGCAGTACCTCGGGCGGGCCAGGCGCGTCAACGTGATCGCCGGGGGCGGCTACGTCTCGAGCGACGGGACGAACGACACCAGCTTCGCGTTCGACCCGGACCCGACGTTCAGCTTCTCCGACACCGCCTCGATCGACCGGACGCACGCCAACGGCTACGCCTACCTGCTCGTCAACTACCTGAGGAACGCCACGGCGACGGTCGGCGTCAGCTACGACGACGTGCGCAGCGACGCGGCCGAGATCTACGACCGCACGCAGTGGAACCCGAAGCTCGGGCTCACCTGGAACCCGGCCGCCGGCACGACCCTGAGGGCCGCCGCGTTCCGGGTGCTCAAGCGCACTCTCGTCACCGAGCAGACGCTCGAGCCGACCCAGGTGGCGGGCTTCAACCAGTTCTACGACGAGATCAACTCGACCGACTACTGGACCTACGGCGTCGGCGTGGACCAGAAGTTCACGTCGCGTCTCTACGCCGGGCTCGAGGCCGAGCGGCGGAACCTGAAGGTGCCGTACGAGTTCTCCTTCCCTGACGGCACCCCGGGGCGCGCGGACTGGACGGAGAAGACCGCGAGCGCCTATGCCTGCTGGGCGCCGCACGACTGGTTCTCGCTCACCGCCGGCTACCAGTACGAGAAGCTCGACCGCGGTTTCACCGGAAACCTGAACGTGGCGGAGCTCGAGACGCACCGGCTGCCCCTCGCGGTCAACTTCTTCCACCCGTCGGGCATCGGCGCCGGCGTGAAGGCGACGTGGTACGACCAGAAGGGGACGTTCCTGAAGCCGGACGCCGCGACCCCGACGCCGGACAACTACGCCGCGGACTCCGACCGGTTCTGGCTGGTCGATGCGGCGGTCACCTACCGCCTGCCGCTGCGGCACGGCACGATCGTCGTCGGCGTGCAGAACCTCTTCGACGAGGAGTTCAAGTACCAGGACACCGACGTCAACAACCCCTCGGTCCAGCCGGGCCGGACCGTCTTCGCGAAGATCAACCTGTCGCTGTAGGCCGGCGGCGGGAGCGCACGTGCCGGGGGAGGGCGGCCACTTCGCTCTCCCCCGGAGGCGCGCCTAGAGCAGGATCGCCTCGCCGTCCTTGAGGAACTCGATGTCCTTGCGGCGCAGCCCCTGGATCTCGGCCTCGATCTCCTGCGCGAACTGCGGCTTGAGGTGCATGACGAAGATCTTCTTCGGCGGCCGGGACAGCTTGGCGATCTCGCGCTCGAGCAGGGCGGGCGTGAGGTGGCCATACGCCAGCGCCAGCCGCTCCAGCCGGTTCGGCAACGAGGCCTCCGTGATGACGTACTTCACCCCGCGCCGCGACACCCGCCCCCAGAACCGCTCGGTGGGGCCGGTGTCGCCCGTGTAGGCGAGGGCCTTCTTCTCCGGCGTCTCGACGATGTAGCCGTACGCGGGCACCGGGTGGGCCACCCGCTCCATGGTGATCCGGTAATCGCCGAGGCGGACCGGCCGCGTCGTGCCGATGCTCCGGAACCGCAGCGCCGGACGCGCGGGCGACGGGATGCGGGTGAAATCCGGCCAGATGCGGTCGTTGAAGATGCACGTGCGCACGTCGTCGAGGACGCTCTTCGCGCCGAGGACGGTGACGGTCGTCCCGGTCCCCCGCGTCACGAGGTTGTCCAGCAGGAACGGGATCCCCTTGATGTGGTCGAAGTGCGCGTGCGTCAGGAGGATCCAGGAGAGGTTGCGCTCCTCCCGGATGTTCAGGGTGAGCCCGATCGTGCCGGCGTCCAGCAGGACCTTCCCGTCGATGAGGAAGGCGGGGCAGTTGTGCCCCGGCACCTCGGAGCCGGCGGAACCCAGCACCTTGATGATCACCGGAGGGCGCCCTCCCTCTCGTGGACCCGTCTCGACAATTGCCCCGGCCCGGTGCGCTGACGGCCAGCGCACGGTTCTCCGGATTCTCCGGTTGCCGACAGCTGTTGTCAAGGTGGCGCCGCCGGCGTGCTTTCGCCCCGCGCCGGCGCCGCATCGGCTATAATCCCCCGAGACTTCAGGGGAGAGAGCGCAATGACGAGATCGCACCGTTCGATCCTGACCGCAGCGGCGCTGGGCGCCTGCTGCGCCGTCCTCATCGCCACGGCCGTCCCCGCGCGCGCCGCCGGCGAGCCGATCCGCCTCGGCGTCGCCGGGCCGCAGTCCGGCGACCTCGCCTCCTACGGCATTCCCTCGGCGCGGGCCGCCGAGC
The window above is part of the bacterium genome. Proteins encoded here:
- a CDS encoding 3',5'-cyclic-nucleotide phosphodiesterase, translating into MIIKVLGSAGSEVPGHNCPAFLIDGKVLLDAGTIGLTLNIREERNLSWILLTHAHFDHIKGIPFLLDNLVTRGTGTTVTVLGAKSVLDDVRTCIFNDRIWPDFTRIPSPARPALRFRSIGTTRPVRLGDYRITMERVAHPVPAYGYIVETPEKKALAYTGDTGPTERFWGRVSRRGVKYVITEASLPNRLERLALAYGHLTPALLEREIAKLSRPPKKIFVMHLKPQFAQEIEAEIQGLRRKDIEFLKDGEAILL
- a CDS encoding FecR domain-containing protein; translated protein: MMRRQPGAAGLLVFTVVAAALAGGTASAATCEKWAGKVVSAQGVVEVKLAGETRWAPVKLDEPYCPGDTIRTDRRSRADIALSTHPLLRLDQNSTVTLGGMKDERTSLVDMLGGAVLFFSRVTRSLDVKTASVNAGVEGTEFLLRVEQGRTDLTVFEGKVLASNAAGGLAVTTGQSAVTETGKAPVYRTVVRPRDAVQWALYYPPVLAAAPAGLKQDDPRALAARAAQALAVGRVEEAAADLDQALKADPKNADALALQAVVAVTQNDKAKALELAGKAVDAGPTSAAARIALSYAQQARFDLEAAFASVKHAVELEPGNALAWARLAELQASFGDLGVSLASATKAVAANPDLSRTQTVLGFAYLTSVKTAKAAATFEKAIQLDNADPLPRLGLGLSRIRDGRLEEGRRDLEIAMSLDADNALIRSYLGKAYYEEKRDKLAAGQYEMAKSLDPSDPTPYFYGAIQKQTENRPVEALAEMEKAVELNDNRAVYRSRLLLDGDHAARSASIGRIYNDLGFQRRALVEGWQSVNLDPANYSAHRLQADLDAALPRREIARVSELLQSQLLQPVNITPVQPRLAESSLLSVSTGGPSELSFNEFNPLFERNRLALQANGILAEQDTAGEEVVVSGLYDTVSVSAGQYHYRTDGFRENDDLKDDLYDVFAQWSPTPRTSLQAEFRSRDSEFGDRMLNFYPDVFSRGLRQEPEYSLLRVGGHQQFAPGSDLIASFMYKDSNYPATVADPGVSLFETTDDERAYIAEAQYLGRARRVNVIAGGGYVSSDGTNDTSFAFDPDPTFSFSDTASIDRTHANGYAYLLVNYLRNATATVGVSYDDVRSDAAEIYDRTQWNPKLGLTWNPAAGTTLRAAAFRVLKRTLVTEQTLEPTQVAGFNQFYDEINSTDYWTYGVGVDQKFTSRLYAGLEAERRNLKVPYEFSFPDGTPGRADWTEKTASAYACWAPHDWFSLTAGYQYEKLDRGFTGNLNVAELETHRLPLAVNFFHPSGIGAGVKATWYDQKGTFLKPDAATPTPDNYAADSDRFWLVDAAVTYRLPLRHGTIVVGVQNLFDEEFKYQDTDVNNPSVQPGRTVFAKINLSL